From the Cucurbita pepo subsp. pepo cultivar mu-cu-16 chromosome LG05, ASM280686v2, whole genome shotgun sequence genome, one window contains:
- the LOC111795690 gene encoding L-lactate dehydrogenase A-like has protein sequence MQKSPSASALGPGGLDLSQAFFKPIPDASPPSTSKGNTKISVIGAGNVGMAIAQTILTQDLADELVLVDAKPDKLRGEMLDLQHAAAFLPRTKINASTDYSITAGSDLCIVTAGARQIAGESRLNLLQRNVALFQKIVPPLVQYSPDTILLVVSNPVDVLTYVAWKLSGFPSNRVIGSGTNLDSSRFRFLIADHLDVNAQDVQAYIVGEHGDSSVALWSSISVGGVPILSFLKSQQIAYEKETLENIHKEVIGGAYEVIRLKGYTSWAIGYSVASLARSLLRDQQRIHPVSVLAKGFYGIDGGDLFLSLPARLGRGGVLGITNVHLTTEEMRRLQDSANTILQVQSELGI, from the exons ATGCAGAAGAGTCCGTCAGCATCCGCCTTAGGTCCCGGCGGCCTCGACCTTTCACAGGCCTTCTTCAAGCCCATCCCTGACGCCTCTCCTCCGTCGACCTCCAAGGGCAACACTAAAATCTCTGTTATTGGCGCTGGTAACGTCGGCATGGCCATCGCTCAGACCATCCTCACTCAAGATTTGGCCGATGAACTCGTCCTCGTCGACGCCAAGCCTGACAAGCTCCGCGGCGAAATGCTCGACCTCCAACACGCCGCCGCCTTCCTCCCCCGCACCAAAATCAACGCCTCCACCGACTACTCTATCACCGCTGGATCCGATCTTTGCATTGTCACAGCCGGCGCTCGTCAGATCGCCGGCGAATCTAGGTTGAATCTCCTGCAGAGGAACGTTGCTCTATTTCAGAAAATAGTTCCGCCGCTTGTTCAGTACTCTCCCGATACGATATTGTTGGTCGTTTCGAATCCGGTGGATGTTTTGACCTATGTTGCTTGGAAGCTCTCTGGTTTTCCCTCGAATCGAGTTATTGGATCAGGAACGAATCTGGACTCGTCTAGGTTTAGGTTTCTCATTGCCGATCATCTCGACGTCAACGCTCAGGATGTTCAG GCATACATAGTGGGGGAGCACGGCGACAGCTCAGTGGCGCTATGGTCAAGCATAAGCGTGGGCGGGGTGCCAATACTAAGCTTTCTAAAGAGCCAACAAATTGCGTACGAGAAGGAAACATTAGAGAACATCCACAAAGAGGTGATAGGGGGGGCGTATGAAGTAATACGCCTAAAGGGCTACACATCATGGGCGATCGGGTACTCGGTGGCAAGCCTTGCCCGATCGCTCCTTCGAGACCAGCAGAGGATCCACCCTGTATCTGTCCTCGCAAAAGGGTTCTACGGCATTGATGGTGGCGACCTGTTCCTCAGCCTGCCCGCACGGCTAGGGCGAGGTGGAGTATTGGGGATTACCAATGTGCATCTAACCACGGAGGAGATGCGGCGGCTGCAGGACTCGGCCAACACCATCTTGCAGGTGCAATCGGAGTTGGGGATTTGA
- the LOC111795657 gene encoding 14 kDa proline-rich protein DC2.15-like produces MASKATASLAFLLSLNLLFFSLVSACSNCYVPAPVPPKPKPCPPTTKPSPSSSYGKCPRDTLKLGVCAKLLGGLVDVNLGKPPVTPCCTLIEGLADLEAAVCLCTAIKASVLGINLNIPVSLSLLLNVCSKNVPKGFQC; encoded by the coding sequence ATGGCTTCCAAAGCTACAGCCTCCCTTGCCTTCCTCCTCTCCCTCaacctcctcttcttctccctTGTCTCAGCCTGCAGCAACTGCTATGTCCCTGCCCCTGTCCCTCCCAAGCCCAAGCCATGCCCTCCCACCACAAAGCCCAGCCCTTCCTCCAGCTATGGAAAGTGCCCAAGGGACACCCTCAAACTCGGCGTATGCGCCAAGTTACTGGGTGGCCTCGTCGACGTTAACCTCGGCAAACCCCCTGTGACCCCATGCTGCACCCTCATTGAAGGCCTTGCTGACCTCGAAGCTGCTGTCTGCCTTTGCACTGCTATTAAGGCTAGCGTTTTGGGTATCAACCTTAACATCCCTGTCTCCCTCAGCCTGCTCCTTAATGTGTGCAGCAAGAACGTCCCCAAGGGATTCCAGTGCTGA